The sequence CGCGGCGCAGGTGGCGCGGGTGGAGGAGGGCGCATGAGCGCGCGCGGGCTCTCATGGGCCGTGGCCGCGCTGGCGCTGGCCGCGTGCAACGACAGCGAGCCAATGCAAATCATGGCGCGCGACAACCCCTACTCCGAGGACCCGTACTTCGCGGACGCGCGCGCCATGCGGCCCACGGTGCCGGGCACGGTGGCGCAGGAGTGGTACCGGCGGCAGGGGCCGTACGTGCCGCTCGGCGCGCCGGACGGTGGGCTCATGGACCTGGAGGGCTTTCCGGTGCCGCTCACCCGCGAGGTGCTGCTGCGGGGACGGAGCCAGTTCGAGAACTGGTGCTCGCCGTGCCACGGGCTGCTCGCGGATGGGCAGAGCATCGTCGGCCGGAACATGCGGCTGAGGCCGCCTCCCGCGCTGTACGGGCCGCTGCACACGCCGCACCCGGCCAGAGGCGCGACGGAGGTGGATGGCGGGCTCACGCGGGCTGGGAGCGGGGAGGGCGCGGGGCCGCTGACTCCCGGCTGGGACGCGTTGCCGCACCCGCCGGGCTTCTACTACCAGGTCATCTCCGGCGGGTACGGGCTGATGCCCTCGTATGCGGTGTTGAAGCCCGAGGACCGCTGGGCGGTGGTGGCGTGGCTGCGGGTGCTGGCCTTCAGCCAGCGCGCGCCACTGTCCGCCGCGCCGCCGGAGGTGCGGGCCTCGCTCCAGCAACAGCCGGGCTCGGGAGGTACGCCATGACGCTGGATGTGCTCACCCGCTACGACGGCGGCCGCCGCCCCGTGGTGGGCTCCCTGGCCGTGGGCGTGTTGTGCCTCGTCGCCACGCTCGTGGGTGGTTTCTTCTCCCCCCGCGAAGCCGCCCACAGCTACCTGTTCGCCTTTGCCTCCTGGCTGTCGCTGTGCCTGGGCGCGCTGCTCATGCTCGCGTCCTTCCATGCCGCGCGCGCGCGGTGGCCCACGGTGCTGCGCCGGCCGCTGGAGGTCATGGGCGCGTGCTGTCCGCTGTTCGCCGTCCTCTTCATCCCCGTGGCGCTCACCATGCCGCACCTGTTTCC comes from Pyxidicoccus parkwaysis and encodes:
- a CDS encoding c-type cytochrome, with product MSARGLSWAVAALALAACNDSEPMQIMARDNPYSEDPYFADARAMRPTVPGTVAQEWYRRQGPYVPLGAPDGGLMDLEGFPVPLTREVLLRGRSQFENWCSPCHGLLADGQSIVGRNMRLRPPPALYGPLHTPHPARGATEVDGGLTRAGSGEGAGPLTPGWDALPHPPGFYYQVISGGYGLMPSYAVLKPEDRWAVVAWLRVLAFSQRAPLSAAPPEVRASLQQQPGSGGTP